A window from Drosophila nasuta strain 15112-1781.00 chromosome 3, ASM2355853v1, whole genome shotgun sequence encodes these proteins:
- the LOC132792358 gene encoding mitogen-activated protein kinase kinase kinase kinase 4 isoform X3, with protein MAHQQQQLAQSVNCSLDDIDLTSLKDPAGIFELIEVVGNGTYGQVYKGRHTKTGQLAAIKVMDVTEDEEEEIKLEINVLKKYSNHRNIATYYGAFIKKSPPGKDDQLWLVMEYCGAGSVTDLVKSTKGQSLKEEWIAYICREILRGLSYLHSNKVIHRDIKGQNVLLTDNAEVKLVDFGVSAQLDRTIGRRNTFIGTPYWMAPEVIACDENPDATYDNRSDLWSLGITALEMAESQPPLCDLHPMRALFLIPRNSPPRLKSKKWSKKFHGFIDTVLVKDYHQRPYTENLLKHAFIKDQPTDRQVRIQLKDHIDRCKKRKAEKEREDYRYSGSDNDDDEPQLAGEPSSIIQAPGGDTLRRNFQQIQEGRLAAEQQQHHQLLAQAQAQAAAAHAAAQAQLHQQQQQAAAAAAAAHAAQQAQVAQQQAQAQQPQANRQQKPPSRQQIEEPGPPARPQLPQRLIVVPDPPHANRPLPPTPKCGEPAAQTPPQQQQQQRSSQNNFKPSLPPRRPEDHLDVLAAQLNELGVVSSQQPQPQTAAGGQQQQQLAQPEAPPRNNRQSGASSTGNGAICVSASSSSSKPAASLPQQQSNNHLGQPVNPLDPLDSSDSDSEPDEPNDRARNDGTLLASDPPKPLPGLGPVSEDSTTTTTTPLTHGSGGPPNRPLPPTPDDDDQAGDRTLIMKRKLEQNVNRLQKSASTSHAPRKGDEAKLLRDWDFDKFFPKKAAAGGGSGSGVATTISNSSSGSNSSTNTTASFNRGSSWSTLKLETRPQRESIGPTNVPKGYQPLKGAGYSPAASIAKDRNSSSSSSNATQSKQPQQQQPQHKRQESDSKLPSFVRGFRRENSDFFPLTKRHSAVLSGSSSNNNSNAQLQSPSQVQRASAMYQRNSIYSSKDVPTAAPRTKVPTTTTAAAATAATTTAAAAKPSAAPTKSSWANLDFLRPRREKTESVIVLQNAAARAQQHQQQQQQQQQQQLQQQQQQQNRGVASGAGGDNSGLGTPGTRTSSVLPDLLSQASPATPPRHDKSSSEEYQAAISSSVHSTPSKSFIASSNSSINVAGGGSVAVGVGGHGHGGGSVVGGVIISSNNSPQSTISLASSSTSNSRQNSPKNSISKTRSSSSITNLLHKSASSSSANILHLTPGGGAAASSISSANSSPAHLPPHAYALQQKQRSFLTFGFGAGGSGPTRRESTVNVNVTPTSHDVTNDTPEIRKYKKRFNSEILCAALWGVNLLIGTENGLMLLDRSGQGKVYQLISRRRFQQMEVLEGQNILVTISGKKNRVRVYYLSWLKSKILRTDGLSDQVERRNGWINVGDLQGAVHFKIVKYERIKFLVIALKDSIEIYAWAPKPYHKFMAFKNFGELEHRPLLVDLTIEDQSRLKVIYGSAEGFHAVDLDSAEVYDIYLPKHTQGAIIPHCIVALPNSNGMQLLLCYDNEGVYVNTAGRVSKNIVLQWGEMPTSVAYIGTGQIMGWGNKAIEIRSVESGHLDGVFMHKKAQRLKFLCERNDKVFFSSAKGASSCQIYFMTLNKPGMANW; from the exons GGTCGTCACACGAAAACTGGTCAGTTGGCTGCCATAAAGGTGATGGATGTCACCGAGGATGAGGAAGAGGAGATTAAGCTGGAAATCAATGTGCTTAAGAAATACTCAAATCATCGCAACATTGCCACCTATTATGGGGCATTCATTAAGAAATCACCGCCAGGGAAAGATGATCAACTCTGGCTGGTGATGGAATATTGCGGCGCCGGTTCCGTCACCGATCTGGTGAAATCGACCAAGGGTCAGAGTTTGAAAGAGGAATGGATCGCATACATTTGCCGCGAGATATTGCGTGGCCTGAGCTATTTGCATTCGAACAAAGTCATACATCGTGACATCAAGGGCCAGAATGTGCTGCTCACAGATAATGCCGAGGTTAAACTGGTTGACTTTGGTGTCTCTGCGCAGCTGGATCGCACGATAGGCAGACGCAACACATTTATTG GTACACCTTATTGGATGGCACCCGAGGTCATTGCCTGCGATGAGAATCCCGATGCCACATACGATAATCGCTCGGATCTTTGGTCGCTGGGCATCACAGCTTTGGAGATGGCTGAGTCACAGCCGCCGCTTTGCGATCTGCATCCGATGCGTGCGCTCTTCTTGATTCCACGCAATTCGCCACCGCGTCTCAAATCGAAGAAATGGTCCAAGAAGTTTCACGGCTTCATTGACACGGTGCTAG TGAAAGACTATCACCAGCGGCCTTACACCGAGAATCTGCTGAAGCACGCCTTCATCAAGGACCAACCAACGGATCGTCAGGTGCGCATACAGCTCAAGGATCACATCGATCGCTGCAAGAAGCGCAAGGCGGAGAAGGAGCGCGAAGACTATCGCTACTCCGGCtccgacaacgacgacgacgagccgCAGCTGGCCGGCGAGCCCAGCTCCATCATTCAGGCGCCCGGTGGCGACACATTGCGTCGCAACTTCCAGCAGATCCAAGAGGGTCGCCTCGCTgccgaacagcagcaacatcatcagctgCTCGCTCAGGCGCAGGCTCAAGCAGCCGCCGCTCATGCTGCGGCCCAGGCGCAactgcatcagcagcaacaacaggctgccgcagcggcagcagcggcgcaTGCCGCGCAACAGGCGCAGGTGGCACAACAGCAGGCGCAGGCTCAACAGCCGCAGGCGAATCGACAACAGAAACCGCCATCG CGTCAGCAGATTGAGGAGCCCGGTCCACCGGCACGCCCACAGTTGCCACAGCGTCTGATTGTGGTGCCAGATCCACCGCATGCCAATCGGCCATTGCCACCGACACCGAAGTGCGGCGAGCCCGCGGCTCAAACACcgccccagcagcagcaacagcagcgcagcTCGCAGAACAACTTCAAGCCATCG tTACCACCAAGGAGACCTGAG GATCATTTAGATGTGTTAGCAGCACAATTAAATGAATTGGGCGTGGTCTCCTCTCAACAGCCGCAGCCACAGACAGCAGCTGGtggacagcaacagcagcaattggcACAGCCGGAGGCGCCTCCGCGCAACAATCGACAATCGGGCGCATCGTCAACCGGCAATGGGGCCATTTGTGTATCggcctcatcatcatcatcgaagCCGGCGGCCTcgttgccacagcagcagtcGAACAATCATCTGGGACAGCCCGTCAATCCGCTGGATCCACTCGATAGCAGCGATTCCGACAGCGAACCGGATGAGCCCAATGATCGGGCACGCAACGATGGCACACTCCTCGCCAGCGATCCGCCCAAGCCGCT ACCCGGCCTGGGACCCGTTTCGGAGGAttcaactacaacaacgacCACACCGTTGACCCATGGCAGCGGCGGTCCACCAAATCGACCCTTGCCACCGACGCCGGATGACGATGATCAAGCCGGAGATCGTACGCTGATCATGAAGCGC AAATTAGAACAAAACGTAAATCGCTTACAAAAATCGGCTTCCACTTCGCACGCGCCTAGAAAAGGCGACGAAGCAAAACTGTTGCGTGACTGGGACTTTGATAAGTTCTTCCCAAAGAAAGCCGCCGCCggcggtggcagcggcagcggtgTTGCCACCACAattagcaacagcagcagtggcagcaacagcagcaccaacacCACGGCCAGCTTTAATCGTGGCTCAAGCTGGAGCACCCTGAAGCTGGAGACGCGACCGCAACGCGAATCCATTGGCCCGACGAATGTGCCCAAAGGCTATCAGCCATTGAAGGGCGCCGGCTATTCGCCAGCAGCCAGCATTGCCAAAGatcgcaacagcagcagcagtagcagcaacgcAACACAGTCgaagcagccacagcaacagcaaccacaacacaaGCGTCAAGAGTCCGATTCGAAGTTGCCGAGTTTTGTGCGCGGCTTTCGACGTGAAAATTCCGATTTCTTTCCATTAACGAAACGCCATTCTGCGGTGTtgagcggcagcagcagcaacaacaacagcaatgcaCAATtgcagtcgccgtcgcaggTGCAGCGTGCCAGTGCCATGTACCAAAGGAACAGCATTTATAGCAGCAAGGATGTGCCAACTGCTGCGCCTCGAACCAaagtgccaacaacaacaaccgcagcagcagcaacggcagcaacaacaactgcggcGGCAGCTAAACCAAGTGCAGCGCCTACAAAATCGAGTTGGGCCAATTTAGATTTCTTGCGTCCGCGTCGCGAAAAGACTGAGTCTGTCATTGTGCTGCAGAATGCAGCAGCGCGTgcgcagcaacatcaacaacaacaacagcagcagcaacaacaacaactgcaacaacagcagcagcagcag AATCGAGGTGTAGCCAGTGGTGCTGGAGGGGACAACAGCGGCCTTGGCACCCCGGGCACCCGCACCAGCAGCGTTCTGCCCGATCTACTCAGCCAGGCATCGCCGGCAACGCCACCGCGTCACGATAAATCATCCAGTGAGGAG TATCAAGCGGCCATTAGTTCATCCGTGCATTCCACGCCATCGAAATCGTTTATCgctagcagcaacagcagcatcaacgtCGCCGGAGGCGGCAGCGTCGCTGTCGGCGTCGGCGGCCACGGTCATGGCGGCGGCAGCGTTGTTGGTGGTGTAATTATTAGCAGCAATAATTCACCACAGTCAACCATATCGCTTGCCTCATCGTCCACATCGAATTCACGACAAAATTCGCCAAAGAATTCGATAAGCAAAACGCGCTCTTCCAGCAGTATTACTAATTTATTGCATAAATCTGCTTCTTCCTCCTCCGCGAACATTCTCCATTTGACGCCTGGTGGTGGTGCCGCTGCCTCCTCCATCTCGTCCGCCAACTCTTCCCCCGCACACTTGCCACCGCATGCGTATGCGCTGCAACAGAAACAACGCAGTTTTCTCACCTTTGGTTTCGGTGCCGGCGGCTCGGGTCCGACACGTCGTGAATCCACCGTCAATGTGAATGTGACGCCCACATCGCATGATGTGACCAACGATACGCCCGAGATACGTAAGTATAAGAAGCGTTTCAACTCGGAGATCTTGTGTGCCGCACTCTGGGGCGTCAATTTACTGATTGGCACTGAGAATGGACTCATGCTGCTCGATCGTTCCGGTCAGGGCAAG GTCTATCAACTCATCTCGCGTCGCCGCTTCCAACAAATGGAGGTGCTGGAGGGTCAAAACATATTGGTTACCATATCGGGCAAAAAGAATCGCGTGCGCGTCTATTACTTGTCCTGGCTCAAGTCCAAGATCTTGCGCACCGACGGTCTCTCTGAT CAAGTGGAACGCCGTAATGGCTGGATTAATGTGGGTGATCTACAAGGTGCTGTACATTTTAAGATTGTCAAATACGAGAGGATTAAGTTCCTAGTGATTGCATTAAAAGACTcgattgaaatttatgcttgGGCGCCCAAACCATATCACAAATTTATGGCATTTAAG AATTTTGGTGAACTGGAACATCGCCCCCTTTTGGTCGATCTCACAATTGAGGATCAGTCGAGACTGAAAGTGATTTATGGTTCTGCTGAGGGTTTCCATGCGGTTGATTTAGACTCGGCTGAAGTATACGATATCTATCTTCCTAAGCAT ACTCAGGGTGCTATCATTCCGCATTGTATTGTGGCGCTTCCAAACTCAAATGGtatgcaactgctgctgtgctaTGACAATGAGGGCGTCTATGTGAACACTGCCGGACGTGTGTCCAAGAATATTGTGCTGCAG TGGGGTGAGATGCCCACTTCTGTGGCCTACATAGGCACTGGGCAAATTATGGGCTGGGGCAACAAAGCAATAGAG ATACGTTCCGTTGAGAGCGGCCATTTGGATGGTGTGTTTATGCACAAGAAGGCGCAACGCTTGAAATTCCTTTGCGAGCGCAACGACAAAGTATTCTTCAGCAGTGCCAAAGGTGCTTCATCGTGTCAAATCTACTTTATGACGCTCAATAAGCCAGGCATGGCCAATTGGTAA
- the LOC132792358 gene encoding serine/threonine-protein kinase mig-15 isoform X4: MAHQQQQLAQSVNCSLDDIDLTSLKDPAGIFELIEVVGNGTYGQVYKGRHTKTGQLAAIKVMDVTEDEEEEIKLEINVLKKYSNHRNIATYYGAFIKKSPPGKDDQLWLVMEYCGAGSVTDLVKSTKGQSLKEEWIAYICREILRGLSYLHSNKVIHRDIKGQNVLLTDNAEVKLVDFGVSAQLDRTIGRRNTFIGTPYWMAPEVIACDENPDATYDNRSDLWSLGITALEMAESQPPLCDLHPMRALFLIPRNSPPRLKSKKWSKKFHGFIDTVLVKDYHQRPYTENLLKHAFIKDQPTDRQVRIQLKDHIDRCKKRKAEKEREDYRYSGSDNDDDEPQLAGEPSSIIQAPGGDTLRRNFQQIQEGRLAAEQQQHHQLLAQAQAQAAAAHAAAQAQLHQQQQQAAAAAAAAHAAQQAQVAQQQAQAQQPQANRQQKPPSRQQIEEPGPPARPQLPQRLIVVPDPPHANRPLPPTPKCGEPAAQTPPQQQQQQRSSQNNFKPSLPPRRPEPQPQTAAGGQQQQQLAQPEAPPRNNRQSGASSTGNGAICVSASSSSSKPAASLPQQQSNNHLGQPVNPLDPLDSSDSDSEPDEPNDRARNDGTLLASDPPKPLPEFSYRPGLGPVSEDSTTTTTTPLTHGSGGPPNRPLPPTPDDDDQAGDRTLIMKRKLEQNVNRLQKSASTSHAPRKGDEAKLLRDWDFDKFFPKKAAAGGGSGSGVATTISNSSSGSNSSTNTTASFNRGSSWSTLKLETRPQRESIGPTNVPKGYQPLKGAGYSPAASIAKDRNSSSSSSNATQSKQPQQQQPQHKRQESDSKLPSFVRGFRRENSDFFPLTKRHSAVLSGSSSNNNSNAQLQSPSQVQRASAMYQRNSIYSSKDVPTAAPRTKVPTTTTAAAATAATTTAAAAKPSAAPTKSSWANLDFLRPRREKTESVIVLQNAAARAQQHQQQQQQQQQQQLQQQQQQQNRGVASGAGGDNSGLGTPGTRTSSVLPDLLSQASPATPPRHDKSSSEEYQAAISSSVHSTPSKSFIASSNSSINVAGGGSVAVGVGGHGHGGGSVVGGVIISSNNSPQSTISLASSSTSNSRQNSPKNSISKTRSSSSITNLLHKSASSSSANILHLTPGGGAAASSISSANSSPAHLPPHAYALQQKQRSFLTFGFGAGGSGPTRRESTVNVNVTPTSHDVTNDTPEIRKYKKRFNSEILCAALWGVNLLIGTENGLMLLDRSGQGKVYQLISRRRFQQMEVLEGQNILVTISGKKNRVRVYYLSWLKSKILRTDGLSDQVERRNGWINVGDLQGAVHFKIVKYERIKFLVIALKDSIEIYAWAPKPYHKFMAFKNFGELEHRPLLVDLTIEDQSRLKVIYGSAEGFHAVDLDSAEVYDIYLPKHTQGAIIPHCIVALPNSNGMQLLLCYDNEGVYVNTAGRVSKNIVLQWGEMPTSVAYIGTGQIMGWGNKAIEIRSVESGHLDGVFMHKKAQRLKFLCERNDKVFFSSAKGASSCQIYFMTLNKPGMANW, encoded by the exons GGTCGTCACACGAAAACTGGTCAGTTGGCTGCCATAAAGGTGATGGATGTCACCGAGGATGAGGAAGAGGAGATTAAGCTGGAAATCAATGTGCTTAAGAAATACTCAAATCATCGCAACATTGCCACCTATTATGGGGCATTCATTAAGAAATCACCGCCAGGGAAAGATGATCAACTCTGGCTGGTGATGGAATATTGCGGCGCCGGTTCCGTCACCGATCTGGTGAAATCGACCAAGGGTCAGAGTTTGAAAGAGGAATGGATCGCATACATTTGCCGCGAGATATTGCGTGGCCTGAGCTATTTGCATTCGAACAAAGTCATACATCGTGACATCAAGGGCCAGAATGTGCTGCTCACAGATAATGCCGAGGTTAAACTGGTTGACTTTGGTGTCTCTGCGCAGCTGGATCGCACGATAGGCAGACGCAACACATTTATTG GTACACCTTATTGGATGGCACCCGAGGTCATTGCCTGCGATGAGAATCCCGATGCCACATACGATAATCGCTCGGATCTTTGGTCGCTGGGCATCACAGCTTTGGAGATGGCTGAGTCACAGCCGCCGCTTTGCGATCTGCATCCGATGCGTGCGCTCTTCTTGATTCCACGCAATTCGCCACCGCGTCTCAAATCGAAGAAATGGTCCAAGAAGTTTCACGGCTTCATTGACACGGTGCTAG TGAAAGACTATCACCAGCGGCCTTACACCGAGAATCTGCTGAAGCACGCCTTCATCAAGGACCAACCAACGGATCGTCAGGTGCGCATACAGCTCAAGGATCACATCGATCGCTGCAAGAAGCGCAAGGCGGAGAAGGAGCGCGAAGACTATCGCTACTCCGGCtccgacaacgacgacgacgagccgCAGCTGGCCGGCGAGCCCAGCTCCATCATTCAGGCGCCCGGTGGCGACACATTGCGTCGCAACTTCCAGCAGATCCAAGAGGGTCGCCTCGCTgccgaacagcagcaacatcatcagctgCTCGCTCAGGCGCAGGCTCAAGCAGCCGCCGCTCATGCTGCGGCCCAGGCGCAactgcatcagcagcaacaacaggctgccgcagcggcagcagcggcgcaTGCCGCGCAACAGGCGCAGGTGGCACAACAGCAGGCGCAGGCTCAACAGCCGCAGGCGAATCGACAACAGAAACCGCCATCG CGTCAGCAGATTGAGGAGCCCGGTCCACCGGCACGCCCACAGTTGCCACAGCGTCTGATTGTGGTGCCAGATCCACCGCATGCCAATCGGCCATTGCCACCGACACCGAAGTGCGGCGAGCCCGCGGCTCAAACACcgccccagcagcagcaacagcagcgcagcTCGCAGAACAACTTCAAGCCATCG tTACCACCAAGGAGACCTGAG CCGCAGCCACAGACAGCAGCTGGtggacagcaacagcagcaattggcACAGCCGGAGGCGCCTCCGCGCAACAATCGACAATCGGGCGCATCGTCAACCGGCAATGGGGCCATTTGTGTATCggcctcatcatcatcatcgaagCCGGCGGCCTcgttgccacagcagcagtcGAACAATCATCTGGGACAGCCCGTCAATCCGCTGGATCCACTCGATAGCAGCGATTCCGACAGCGAACCGGATGAGCCCAATGATCGGGCACGCAACGATGGCACACTCCTCGCCAGCGATCCGCCCAAGCCGCT ACCCGAATTTTCATATAGACCCGGCCTGGGACCCGTTTCGGAGGAttcaactacaacaacgacCACACCGTTGACCCATGGCAGCGGCGGTCCACCAAATCGACCCTTGCCACCGACGCCGGATGACGATGATCAAGCCGGAGATCGTACGCTGATCATGAAGCGC AAATTAGAACAAAACGTAAATCGCTTACAAAAATCGGCTTCCACTTCGCACGCGCCTAGAAAAGGCGACGAAGCAAAACTGTTGCGTGACTGGGACTTTGATAAGTTCTTCCCAAAGAAAGCCGCCGCCggcggtggcagcggcagcggtgTTGCCACCACAattagcaacagcagcagtggcagcaacagcagcaccaacacCACGGCCAGCTTTAATCGTGGCTCAAGCTGGAGCACCCTGAAGCTGGAGACGCGACCGCAACGCGAATCCATTGGCCCGACGAATGTGCCCAAAGGCTATCAGCCATTGAAGGGCGCCGGCTATTCGCCAGCAGCCAGCATTGCCAAAGatcgcaacagcagcagcagtagcagcaacgcAACACAGTCgaagcagccacagcaacagcaaccacaacacaaGCGTCAAGAGTCCGATTCGAAGTTGCCGAGTTTTGTGCGCGGCTTTCGACGTGAAAATTCCGATTTCTTTCCATTAACGAAACGCCATTCTGCGGTGTtgagcggcagcagcagcaacaacaacagcaatgcaCAATtgcagtcgccgtcgcaggTGCAGCGTGCCAGTGCCATGTACCAAAGGAACAGCATTTATAGCAGCAAGGATGTGCCAACTGCTGCGCCTCGAACCAaagtgccaacaacaacaaccgcagcagcagcaacggcagcaacaacaactgcggcGGCAGCTAAACCAAGTGCAGCGCCTACAAAATCGAGTTGGGCCAATTTAGATTTCTTGCGTCCGCGTCGCGAAAAGACTGAGTCTGTCATTGTGCTGCAGAATGCAGCAGCGCGTgcgcagcaacatcaacaacaacaacagcagcagcaacaacaacaactgcaacaacagcagcagcagcag AATCGAGGTGTAGCCAGTGGTGCTGGAGGGGACAACAGCGGCCTTGGCACCCCGGGCACCCGCACCAGCAGCGTTCTGCCCGATCTACTCAGCCAGGCATCGCCGGCAACGCCACCGCGTCACGATAAATCATCCAGTGAGGAG TATCAAGCGGCCATTAGTTCATCCGTGCATTCCACGCCATCGAAATCGTTTATCgctagcagcaacagcagcatcaacgtCGCCGGAGGCGGCAGCGTCGCTGTCGGCGTCGGCGGCCACGGTCATGGCGGCGGCAGCGTTGTTGGTGGTGTAATTATTAGCAGCAATAATTCACCACAGTCAACCATATCGCTTGCCTCATCGTCCACATCGAATTCACGACAAAATTCGCCAAAGAATTCGATAAGCAAAACGCGCTCTTCCAGCAGTATTACTAATTTATTGCATAAATCTGCTTCTTCCTCCTCCGCGAACATTCTCCATTTGACGCCTGGTGGTGGTGCCGCTGCCTCCTCCATCTCGTCCGCCAACTCTTCCCCCGCACACTTGCCACCGCATGCGTATGCGCTGCAACAGAAACAACGCAGTTTTCTCACCTTTGGTTTCGGTGCCGGCGGCTCGGGTCCGACACGTCGTGAATCCACCGTCAATGTGAATGTGACGCCCACATCGCATGATGTGACCAACGATACGCCCGAGATACGTAAGTATAAGAAGCGTTTCAACTCGGAGATCTTGTGTGCCGCACTCTGGGGCGTCAATTTACTGATTGGCACTGAGAATGGACTCATGCTGCTCGATCGTTCCGGTCAGGGCAAG GTCTATCAACTCATCTCGCGTCGCCGCTTCCAACAAATGGAGGTGCTGGAGGGTCAAAACATATTGGTTACCATATCGGGCAAAAAGAATCGCGTGCGCGTCTATTACTTGTCCTGGCTCAAGTCCAAGATCTTGCGCACCGACGGTCTCTCTGAT CAAGTGGAACGCCGTAATGGCTGGATTAATGTGGGTGATCTACAAGGTGCTGTACATTTTAAGATTGTCAAATACGAGAGGATTAAGTTCCTAGTGATTGCATTAAAAGACTcgattgaaatttatgcttgGGCGCCCAAACCATATCACAAATTTATGGCATTTAAG AATTTTGGTGAACTGGAACATCGCCCCCTTTTGGTCGATCTCACAATTGAGGATCAGTCGAGACTGAAAGTGATTTATGGTTCTGCTGAGGGTTTCCATGCGGTTGATTTAGACTCGGCTGAAGTATACGATATCTATCTTCCTAAGCAT ACTCAGGGTGCTATCATTCCGCATTGTATTGTGGCGCTTCCAAACTCAAATGGtatgcaactgctgctgtgctaTGACAATGAGGGCGTCTATGTGAACACTGCCGGACGTGTGTCCAAGAATATTGTGCTGCAG TGGGGTGAGATGCCCACTTCTGTGGCCTACATAGGCACTGGGCAAATTATGGGCTGGGGCAACAAAGCAATAGAG ATACGTTCCGTTGAGAGCGGCCATTTGGATGGTGTGTTTATGCACAAGAAGGCGCAACGCTTGAAATTCCTTTGCGAGCGCAACGACAAAGTATTCTTCAGCAGTGCCAAAGGTGCTTCATCGTGTCAAATCTACTTTATGACGCTCAATAAGCCAGGCATGGCCAATTGGTAA